In one window of Rhinoderma darwinii isolate aRhiDar2 chromosome 7, aRhiDar2.hap1, whole genome shotgun sequence DNA:
- the LOC142657453 gene encoding general transcription factor II-I repeat domain-containing protein 2-like — protein sequence MTQHGEQYDALSGKIRDEKVQQLKASLKKQRTFFSSINKSSESSVKASFVLSNMIAKSSRPFTEGQFIKDCFIKTCEIICPVKQKLFEGISLSANTVASRITESAGNIYQQLITRAQGFAAFSIALDESTGVTDTAYCAVFIRGVDGDLNITEELLDLLPMKGTTTGRDIFKELEGCINTAGLPWDKLVSVATDGAPAMCSENVGVVGLLKAKRNQLSLSSPFSAIHCILHQEALCSKSLKMKEVMDFVVKTVNFIRARGLNHRQFTHFLSDMDTEYGDLLYHTEVRWLSRGSVLKRFFALRQEIALFMALKDNDALQLSDPAFLSDLAFLTDVTEHINTLNLKLQGPKQMITMMYDSVKAFRCKLSLWAKQLKSSNLAHFSALQSIRVEPQHLSYYSDIISQLLQEFNQRFHEFRDLEPEFALFATPFAVDVTCVSEDLQMEIVDLQCDTVLKQKYMDIGVPDFYKFVSQEKFPKLVNATARIMTMFGSTYDGSPHSPIPCGSGLNAAQSPLVSAASFSSDVLTQSHVTAVDVTTADGIAGRLWAEVGAGGKSGHLSCLA from the exons ATGACGCAGCATGGAGAACAGTATGATGCACTGTCTGGCAAAATACGTGATGAAAAGGTTCAGCAACTGAAAGCATCGCTTAAAAAACAGCGAACCTTTTTCTCAAGTATTAATAAGTCAAGCGAATCTTCAGTAAAAGCGAGTTTTGTCCTTAGTAACATGATAGCAAAATCTTCAAGACCATTCACTGAAGGCCAGTTCATTAAAGACTGTTTTATAAAGACATGTGAAATTATTTGTCCGGTCAAACAGAAACTGTTTGAAGGCATAAGCTTGTCGGCAAATACTGTTGCTAGTAGAATCACTGAATCTGCTGGTAACATTTATCAGCAACTGATTACAAGAGCGCAAggttttgcagcattttccaTAGCGCTTGACGAGAGTACtggtgtaacagatactgcatatTGTGCTGTCTTTATTCGTGGGGTTGATGGAGACCTAAACATAACCGAGGAATTATTAGATTTATTACCTATGAAAGGCACAACAACCGGTCGTGACATTTTTAAAGAGCTCGAAGGTTGTATTAACACAGCAGGACTGCCATGGGATAAACTCGTGTCCGTGGCAACTGACGGTGCACCAGCAATGTGTTCAGAAAATGTTGGTGTTGTGGGCTTATTGAAAGCAAAACGAAACCAGCTTTCTTTGTCAAGTCCTTTCAGTGCAATACACTGCATTCTGCAtcaggaagcgctgtgtagcaaaaGTCTAAAAATGAAAGAAGTTATGGACTTTGTTGTTAAGACGGTTAATTTTATACGGGCAAGAGGTCTTAACCATAGGCAGTTCACTCATTTTTTATCCGATATGGACACTGAATATGGAGACTTGCTGTATCATACCGAGGTCAGATGGTTGAGTCGGGGAAGCGTGTTGAAGAGATTTTTTGCTTTAAGACAGGAGATAGCGCTTTTTATGGCACTAAAAGATAACGACGCTCTCCAACTTTCTGACCCAGCTTTTCTATCTGATTTAGCGTTTCTAACAGATGTCACAGAACACATCAACACACTCAACTTGAAACTTCAGGGCCCAAAGCAGATGATTACGATGATGTATGACAGTGTCAAGGCATTCAGATGTAAGCTGTCTTTGTGGGCCAAACAGCTGAAGTCTAGCAATTTGGCACATTTCTCCGCTTTGCAGTCGATACGAGTTGAACCACAACACCTCAGTTATTACTCAGATATCATTTCtcaattactgcaagagtttAATCAACGTTTTCATGAGTTCCGGGATCTTGAACCTGAATTTGCACTCTTTGCCACTCCGTTTGCAGTAGACGTCACTTGCGTTTCAGAAGATCTGCAGATGGAGATTGTGGACTTGCAGTGCGACACTGTTCTTAAACAGAAGTATATGGACATTGGTGTTCCAGATTTCTACAAGTTTGTCTCTCAAGAAAAGTTTCCAAAACTTGTTAATGCCACTGCCAGGATCATGACCATGTTTGGCAGTACGTAT GATGGAAGCCCACACTCACCAATCCCCTGCGGCTCCGGTCTCAATGCTGCTCAGTCCCCACTGGTTTCTGCTGCCAGCTTCAGCAGTGACGTCCTGACACAGagtcatgtgactgctgtagacgTCACCACTGCAGATGGAA TTGCTGGACGACTGTGGGCAGAGGTGGGTGCTGGAGGGAAATCTGGACACCTGAGTTGCCTTGCATGA